The region CAGTTCAATTAGATGTAGGATGTAGAGCTTTAGGGTTGAGTAGGTGTTGGGGGATTGGATTAAGTTGATTAGATTGGTCATTGAGGGTGAGATTTGTGGGCCATGGACACAGGCGATTACCCGAAGGTTGGATTGTAGTGTTTGTGAATGGTGAGATGATGATTCGCTAAGTGACCGGTGGTGGACCGTGGCGGTGATGTTACGGGCCGGTTTGTATGCCGCCATCACTAGTGGTGTTGTCATGAATGTTGTAACAAGTGCCATCATTACTAGGATTGCAAACATTTCGTCGTTGAGTACCTGTTCAAAAGGATAGGATATTAGAAATCGGTTTTATTTTAGGTTTCAAGAGTAACATTGTAAAAACCAAACCTTCTTCTCCTTGCCAATGTTGAGAACAATAAGTTCAACCAAACCTTTGGTATTCATCAATAACCCCAAAGCGAACGATTCCCTCATCGGAATCATGCATGCCATTCCCATCAAAAACGTCCCAAGAATCTTTCCGGTGCAAGCGGTGGTAATCACCACCGCTAGCAACCCCCACGCCTTCACACCTTCTATCTTATTCACATCGGTTTTCAGTCCACTTGAAGCAAAGTACAATGGTAACAAAAGCCCACAAACAAAATCTTCAATCCTCCTAATCAACCTCCCGGAAAATTCCCCGTTCTTCGGAATCATTAATCCGAAAACAAATGCACCAAATATCGAATGAATTCCGATAAAATCTGTCATGAATCCTGATAACATAACCCCTGCTAGAGTCAAACATATGTACCCTTCTTCAACTTTACCATGGTTAGAACACCGGCTAGCCACCCAGTTCATAGTCGGCCGGATTACAACAACCATAAAGATGACAAATCCAGCACCGGATATCAACACCCAAAGTGACGCCAATGGGTTCTGGTGGCTCCCGCTAGCGAGTGCCACTGCGAGAGCCAATAGAACCCAGGCGGCAATATCGTTAAATGCCGCCGCCGCCATGGCCGTCTCGCCTACCGGAGTTGTCAACAATTTGAGCTCGGCTAGTATTCGAGCAAGCACTGGGAAAGCAGTGATGGAGAGGGAAACTCCCATAAACAAAAAGCATTGGGTGTATCCAACTCTATCGGCTCCGGAAATGGCTTTCCGGAGTAGGAATGTGATTCCGATTCCGAACAAGAACGGTAATAAGATTCCGGCTGTGGCGATTACTAACGCTTTCTTTCCACTCCGACGAATGGAAGTGAGATCGAGTTCAAGGCCTACGAGAAAGAGGAAGAACAAAAGACCGAGACTTGCTACTGTTTCGAGGATCGGAGTGCTCCATGAGGGGAAAATCCATAGCATAAATTCATGGTTCTTTCCTAAAGCCGATGGCCCTAGAAGAATTCCACcctgaaaagtttcaaaatgatgCATAATTATCCATTTCATAATGATGCATAATTATCCattatatttgttttttaatattATCAAGATAATCGATCTAAATATATGTAGGTAAGGCATGTATGAATTAACAGATATTTTAAGTGGATGCGTATTCGCGTATTGCTAATACAATCGGTTGCAAGTATGCAAAGATTGTATCACAAATACATTGTACAAAATAACTATAATCATACCTAGAGGCTAGAGATGCACAAAAAATGGCCCCCTATGTCGTTATAACCAGACCTGGGTCAAAGAAAATGGTCATTCATAACCGGTTAGGCGGTTATGGGCCACGGGCCTTTTTAACTGTTTCTTTTACATAATATACATAACAGAATGACCAAGAAAATTGGCCTTATTAGCTAATAAAGCTGTTTTAAAACTTATTAATCAATAAAATTGCCACCAGCCTTAAGAGGGACTAGGGGTAGGGGTGAGCAaaccgttttttttttcaaaccga is a window of Lactuca sativa cultivar Salinas chromosome 1, Lsat_Salinas_v11, whole genome shotgun sequence DNA encoding:
- the LOC111914912 gene encoding cation/H(+) antiporter 20 isoform X1, which gives rise to MHTKMALNITSVKTSSDGVWQGDNPFHYAFPLLIIQTTVIIFISRLLAFFLKPLRQPKVIAEILGGILLGPSALGKNHEFMLWIFPSWSTPILETVASLGLLFFLFLVGLELDLTSIRRSGKKALVIATAGILLPFLFGIGITFLLRKAISGADRVGYTQCFLFMGVSLSITAFPVLARILAELKLLTTPVGETAMAAAAFNDIAAWVLLALAVALASGSHQNPLASLWVLISGAGFVIFMVVVIRPTMNWVASRCSNHGKVEEGYICLTLAGVMLSGFMTDFIGIHSIFGAFVFGLMIPKNGEFSGRLIRRIEDFVCGLLLPLYFASSGLKTDVNKIEGVKAWGLLAVVITTACTGKILGTFLMGMACMIPMRESFALGLLMNTKGLVELIVLNIGKEKKVLNDEMFAILVMMALVTTFMTTPLVMAAYKPARNITATVHHRSLSESSSHHSQTLQSNLRVIACVHGPQISPSMTNLINLIQSPNTYSTLKLYILHLIELTEMSSSIAMVHRVRKNGVPCFTGNKGSEVGSKSNKVKVRKSTAISALATMHEDICHVAERKKATIIILPIHRPCQEGETGHCWEVVNRSVLMHAPCTVALMVDRGGFGVDCDRKRVCVVFVGGPDDREAVELGGRLAALPDTKVSLIRFVMKGKDNRHPEDVDIEKELDERLLEEFIRRWDGEAEYVEKSTHNMMEELLAIGKNEEFGLVIVGRGRFPATMVAGILEREAERSLELGVIGDLLAFSGGQEIASSVLVVQKHEQAKEDQERTMFDQHLV
- the LOC111914912 gene encoding cation/H(+) antiporter 20 isoform X2, with protein sequence MLWIFPSWSTPILETVASLGLLFFLFLVGLELDLTSIRRSGKKALVIATAGILLPFLFGIGITFLLRKAISGADRVGYTQCFLFMGVSLSITAFPVLARILAELKLLTTPVGETAMAAAAFNDIAAWVLLALAVALASGSHQNPLASLWVLISGAGFVIFMVVVIRPTMNWVASRCSNHGKVEEGYICLTLAGVMLSGFMTDFIGIHSIFGAFVFGLMIPKNGEFSGRLIRRIEDFVCGLLLPLYFASSGLKTDVNKIEGVKAWGLLAVVITTACTGKILGTFLMGMACMIPMRESFALGLLMNTKGLVELIVLNIGKEKKVLNDEMFAILVMMALVTTFMTTPLVMAAYKPARNITATVHHRSLSESSSHHSQTLQSNLRVIACVHGPQISPSMTNLINLIQSPNTYSTLKLYILHLIELTEMSSSIAMVHRVRKNGVPCFTGNKGSEVGSKSNKVKVRKSTAISALATMHEDICHVAERKKATIIILPIHRPCQEGETGHCWEVVNRSVLMHAPCTVALMVDRGGFGVDCDRKRVCVVFVGGPDDREAVELGGRLAALPDTKVSLIRFVMKGKDNRHPEDVDIEKELDERLLEEFIRRWDGEAEYVEKSTHNMMEELLAIGKNEEFGLVIVGRGRFPATMVAGILEREAERSLELGVIGDLLAFSGGQEIASSVLVVQKHEQAKEDQERTMFDQHLV